Proteins from one Planctomyces sp. SH-PL62 genomic window:
- a CDS encoding flotillin family protein, with protein sequence MMSPSIPMLLAQGVSIPAEGFWPVVGAALFAVATFGVLTTALRCYKRCPSNRVLVKWGVGTGARSATCVHGGGTIVFPVFQDYDYLSLEPIQIEIPLRGALSFENIRVNVPSVFTVAIGTDPEVMQNAAIRLLNLTRDQVSTQASDLIFGQLRQVIASMAIDEINRDREKFLENIQNSMEHELRKIGLVLINVNITDLTDDSGYIEAIGRKAASTAINQAEIDVAEQQKYGSIGVAKARQLQAVEVADADKLREIGTKAAERERAVRIAELLKEEKIGVDTAAFEQQASVKLAERAMRIKLAEADAEAIGGENESKAKVAASNADLAVRQSESFQIGETKKREAEAAVEEAAYRAQTKAALAQADKVEAEQRAQLEAVAKARKAQTIVEAEAVAERRRIEAEGEAKAVFAKLEAEARGNYEILARKAEGLREIVSACGGAQDAFQLLMLEHIETLSTTAAQAISNIKFDKVIVWENGGGDGKGATANFLQNMAKTLPPVLQIMENIGGVKMPEYFGKLVEGAGAEAARAHSPASPATASNGDGVGR encoded by the coding sequence ATGATGTCTCCGTCCATCCCGATGCTGCTAGCCCAGGGGGTCTCGATCCCGGCGGAAGGGTTCTGGCCCGTGGTCGGCGCCGCGTTGTTCGCCGTGGCGACCTTCGGCGTCCTGACCACCGCCCTGCGATGCTACAAACGGTGCCCGTCGAACAGGGTCCTGGTGAAGTGGGGCGTGGGGACCGGGGCCAGGTCGGCGACCTGCGTCCACGGCGGCGGGACGATCGTCTTCCCCGTCTTCCAGGACTACGACTACCTCTCGCTGGAGCCGATCCAGATCGAGATCCCGCTTCGCGGGGCGCTCTCGTTCGAGAACATCCGGGTGAACGTGCCGAGCGTCTTCACCGTGGCGATCGGCACCGATCCCGAGGTCATGCAGAACGCGGCGATCCGGCTGCTGAACCTGACCCGCGATCAGGTGAGCACGCAGGCGTCCGACCTCATCTTCGGCCAGCTCCGCCAGGTGATCGCGTCGATGGCGATCGACGAGATCAACCGCGACCGCGAGAAGTTCCTGGAGAACATCCAGAACTCGATGGAGCACGAGCTTCGCAAGATCGGCCTGGTGCTGATCAACGTCAACATCACCGACCTGACCGACGACTCGGGCTACATCGAGGCGATCGGCCGCAAGGCCGCCAGCACCGCCATCAACCAGGCCGAGATCGACGTCGCCGAGCAGCAGAAGTACGGCTCGATCGGCGTCGCCAAGGCGAGGCAGCTCCAGGCCGTCGAGGTCGCCGACGCCGACAAGCTCCGCGAGATCGGCACCAAGGCGGCCGAGCGCGAGCGGGCCGTCCGGATCGCCGAGCTGCTGAAGGAGGAGAAGATCGGCGTCGACACGGCGGCCTTCGAGCAGCAGGCCAGCGTCAAGCTCGCCGAGCGCGCGATGCGGATCAAGCTGGCCGAGGCGGACGCGGAGGCGATCGGCGGCGAGAACGAGTCGAAGGCCAAGGTCGCCGCGTCGAACGCCGACCTCGCCGTCAGGCAGTCCGAGTCCTTCCAGATCGGCGAGACCAAGAAGCGCGAGGCCGAGGCGGCCGTCGAGGAAGCCGCGTACCGCGCCCAGACCAAGGCCGCGCTCGCCCAGGCCGACAAGGTCGAGGCCGAGCAGCGGGCCCAGCTGGAGGCGGTGGCCAAGGCTCGCAAGGCCCAGACGATCGTCGAGGCGGAGGCCGTCGCCGAGCGCCGGCGGATCGAGGCCGAGGGCGAAGCCAAGGCCGTGTTCGCCAAGCTCGAAGCCGAGGCCCGCGGCAATTACGAGATCCTCGCCAGGAAGGCCGAAGGGCTCCGGGAGATCGTCTCCGCGTGCGGAGGGGCGCAGGACGCCTTTCAGCTCCTCATGCTCGAGCACATCGAGACGCTCTCCACGACCGCGGCGCAGGCGATCTCGAACATCAAGTTCGACAAGGTCATCGTCTGGGAGAACGGCGGCGGCGACGGGAAAGGCGCCACCGCCAACTTCCTCCAGAACATGGCGAAGACCCTGCCGCCCGTCCTCCAGATCATGGAGAACATCGGAGGGGTCAAGATGCCCGAATACTTCGGCAAGCTGGTCGAAGGCGCCGGCGCCGAGGCCGCGAGGGCCCACTCCCCCGCCTCGCCGGCCACGGCGTCGAACGGCGACGGAGTCGGCCGCTGA
- a CDS encoding VWA domain-containing protein — protein sequence MFDKVRDILASWTARAGVPSSGRPARSLTAGLVSLSIHALVLVSLAFAGHHVEQSASTGFTSEVVDAPLRGLDPLTTDSTLQDLDQGEDEPVMEASGSFAPILAARNTAAPASAGPSPSLVDDALAMDFGRRDVERVIDAIAPTATTLGESFAIEGDGAEHVEGVEGAVDRVAMEVLRRLERGRTLVVWAFDASRSLEAERKRLSKHIETIYGHIAQLDQDRLSADGGLLSAVVAFGQSRKAMTPKPTDEVVAIRQAIEAIPADDSGIESTFGTVAGIVDKYGKFQSPDGEDYRLMVIVVTDEVGDDQDRLESTIEAARKREVPIYVLGSQALFGRSDRRMDYYDPRTKFLHKDLKVDAGPESAMIEQIRLPFWYGGPQYDELESGFGPYALSRLASATGGIYFVSRLDGARMGFDASLMKEYRPDWVPRRQYEAEIARSPLRQAVVNASLITQQNLPGMPTLQFPSMDAPEFKDVLQNNQVVAERTAYTVDEALAPVTAAAKRRDRETSRRWQAHYDLIRGRLLAMKVRCYEYNWACARLVKDPPRFQDPKSNAWRLVPDAEIRYSDKAAAAGKEAEALLKRVVDEHPNTPWALLADRELKNPLGFKWVEAYVPPPPPPGDDSAAPRRKMRAMPEAKPPEPPKL from the coding sequence ATGTTCGACAAGGTCCGGGACATCCTGGCGAGCTGGACGGCACGGGCCGGGGTCCCTTCGTCGGGGAGGCCGGCGAGGTCGCTGACGGCCGGGCTGGTCAGCCTGTCGATCCACGCGCTGGTCCTGGTGAGCCTGGCCTTCGCCGGCCATCACGTCGAGCAATCGGCCTCGACCGGGTTCACGTCGGAGGTCGTCGACGCCCCCCTGCGCGGGCTCGATCCGCTGACGACCGACTCGACGCTCCAGGACCTGGACCAGGGCGAGGACGAGCCGGTGATGGAGGCCTCGGGGTCGTTCGCCCCGATCCTGGCGGCGCGCAACACGGCCGCGCCGGCCTCGGCGGGCCCGTCGCCGAGCCTGGTCGACGACGCCCTGGCGATGGACTTCGGCCGTCGCGACGTCGAGCGCGTGATCGACGCGATCGCCCCCACGGCGACGACCCTGGGCGAGTCGTTCGCGATCGAGGGGGACGGCGCCGAGCACGTCGAGGGGGTCGAGGGGGCGGTCGACCGGGTGGCCATGGAGGTCCTCCGCCGGCTGGAGCGGGGCCGGACGCTCGTGGTCTGGGCGTTCGACGCCTCGCGCAGCCTGGAGGCCGAGCGCAAGCGGCTGAGCAAGCACATCGAGACCATCTACGGCCACATCGCCCAGCTCGACCAGGATCGGCTGTCGGCCGACGGCGGGCTCCTCTCGGCGGTCGTCGCCTTCGGCCAGTCTCGCAAGGCCATGACCCCCAAGCCGACCGACGAGGTCGTCGCGATCCGCCAGGCCATCGAGGCGATCCCGGCCGACGATTCCGGGATCGAGTCGACCTTCGGGACCGTCGCCGGGATCGTCGACAAGTACGGCAAGTTCCAAAGCCCCGACGGCGAGGACTACCGCCTGATGGTCATCGTCGTGACCGACGAGGTCGGCGACGATCAAGACCGGCTCGAATCGACGATCGAGGCCGCCCGCAAGCGCGAGGTCCCGATCTACGTCCTGGGCTCGCAGGCCCTCTTCGGCCGCTCCGACCGCAGGATGGACTACTACGACCCCCGCACCAAGTTCCTGCACAAGGACCTGAAGGTCGACGCCGGCCCCGAGAGCGCCATGATCGAGCAGATCCGCCTGCCGTTCTGGTACGGCGGCCCCCAGTACGACGAGCTGGAGTCCGGCTTCGGCCCCTACGCCCTCAGCCGCCTCGCCAGCGCCACCGGGGGGATCTACTTCGTCTCCCGGCTCGACGGGGCCCGGATGGGCTTCGACGCCTCCCTCATGAAGGAATACCGCCCGGACTGGGTCCCCCGCCGCCAGTACGAGGCCGAGATCGCCCGGTCCCCGTTGCGGCAGGCCGTCGTGAACGCCTCGCTCATCACCCAGCAGAACCTGCCGGGGATGCCCACCTTGCAGTTCCCCTCGATGGACGCCCCCGAGTTCAAGGACGTCCTCCAGAACAATCAGGTCGTCGCCGAGCGGACCGCCTACACCGTCGACGAGGCCCTGGCCCCCGTCACCGCCGCCGCCAAGCGTCGCGATCGCGAGACCTCCCGACGCTGGCAGGCCCACTACGACCTGATCCGCGGCCGGCTCCTCGCCATGAAGGTCCGCTGCTACGAATACAACTGGGCCTGCGCCCGGCTCGTCAAGGACCCCCCCCGGTTCCAGGACCCCAAGTCCAACGCCTGGCGGCTCGTCCCCGACGCCGAGATCCGCTACAGCGACAAGGCCGCCGCCGCCGGCAAGGAGGCCGAAGCCCTCCTGAAGCGGGTCGTCGACGAACACCCCAACACCCCCTGGGCCCTCCTGGCCGACCGCGAGCTGAAGAACCCCCTCGGCTTCAAATGGGTCGAAGCCTACGTCCCGCCGCCCCCCCCTCCCGGCGACGACTCCGCCGCCCCCCGCCGCAAGATGAGGGCCATGCCCGAAGCCAAGCCCCCCGAGCCTCCCAAGCTCTGA